In Anabrus simplex isolate iqAnaSimp1 chromosome 4, ASM4041472v1, whole genome shotgun sequence, a single genomic region encodes these proteins:
- the chn gene encoding protein charlatan has translation MMEVVHPVAAANMDCYEDMFKEITRKLYGEEGLPDIEGTGTVVPEYDSEGNGGSAMGDGHGSTLTAFGLAALMQNGFPPPPGMLSAHHHHLQEAKYRASAVNMSASTQHAEDKWVPSEESLQWTSSKIASYNPAQKLFRCTDCECVGFLSRVAEHWLGTHANVRVFQCPQCPYSSAWARCVRMHLTRQHNVADDGNTNPALLCKENPILEEVTKYLQRLKNKVESSPPVSNNNNKQHQQQHHHHHHQDYHHQNNSHNGRISGPSLSSSSGGENNSGGANKRYCCSYCPYATDRRDLFTRHENIHREEKPFQCYVCQKQFNRADHVKKHFLRMHRDYPYDLNRIRRQPPKNASGMSYYHKYNNNNNNNNQPPPPPPSIPNGVRPDVQNSHHQPLHQPIVTPPMHQIHNPHSLNIPGGFSSMAFRSGLSQNGGGSVSGKPKSPYSLNGCNAKSHGGKTKKKGEKRYSCCYCSWSGVDNWCLKRHLNTHLKPFVCVLCDYKAARSERLATHVLKVHNKRACGRCSFLADDQAQLSAHLQEHHPLEHRNNRSSNNVLRNVDFTSHPASMPTSFGHQGISSTTSSSGSSNFGYNNNNTVVKRDHYESAPAQYPTKPRQHYGAARLFHYMEASDTSEPEESGGESPSRVDEEEEDPPPFMCRDCGCEFVDDSSLETHNLAYHQQERVVPVSQTTEAFEKTLPYRCSVCGCGLSSQVAMMEHMRSHTGLLSHCRVEDCNYTTSLGAEVLREHINTAHGDDLSCIVRCPHCGLAAGTGDALRRHQGQHHSPDSNCSLCDRIFRKHLPMSKDSYTNNLCNNKLCNGGGIMDSNMNHSSSSDMLLQRTDEGNSRDSGPKRSRKQSQPRRVIPEVPDVSEIQVLRHPGYIRKPRPLRRRRRTSSAALSRLRDKHTGLLLTRKRSHCNWCRQHNYTFPYHTPASLALHGLWRHSKPKFQCEHCEEGFRHRYQVVLHASRKHITINRINECPDQTPSSLQLSEPIITVPEPMKEPVLLSTPVPAPSAPSFSNIQVPDTLHINKSVYKDSPVVESPVLNIPQPAPLPPMATSSSSSSSL, from the exons ATGATGGAGGTGGTACATCCTGTGGCCGCTGCCAACATGGACTGTTATGAAGACATGTTCAAGGAGATCACACGCAAACTTTATGGTGAGGAAGGCCTGCCGGACATAGAAGGAACTGGTACTGTCGTGCCAGAGTATGACAGTGAAGGGAACGGTGGAAGTGCGATGGGTGATGGACATGGAAGCACCCTCACAGCGTTCGGACTGGCTGCTTTAATGCAGAACGGCTTCCCCCCACCTCCAGGCATGTTAAGTGCGCATCATCACCATCTTCAAGAAGCTAAGTACCGTGCCAGTGCTGTTAACATGTCTGCAAGCACTCAGCATGCTGAGGATAAATGGGTGCCCAGTGAAGAATCACTCCAGTGGACCAGTTCGAAGATAGCCAGCTACAACCCAGCCCAAAAGCTCTTCCGATGCACGGACTGTGAGTGTGTTGGTTTCCTTTCGCGAGTTGCTGAACACTGGCTTGGCACTCACGCCAATGTCCGTGTATTTCAATGTCCTCAGTGCCCTTACTCCAGTGCTTGGGCTAGATGTGTACGTATGCATCTTACGCGTCAGCACAATGTAGCAGATGATGGAAATACCAACCCAGCTTTGCTCTGCAAAGAGAATCCCATTTTAGAAGAGGTGACCAAATATCTCCAAAGACTGAAGAATAAGGTTGAGTCATCACCACCAGtcagcaataataacaataaacaacatcagcaacaacatcatcatcaccatcatcaggatTATCATCACCAAAATAATTCTCATAATGGACGTATCTCAGGGCCTAGTTTGTCATCCTCTAGTGGAGGTGAAAACAACAGTGGAGGTGCCAATAAACGATATTGTTGTAGTTACTGTCCTTACGCCACAGATCGCAGGGATTTGTTTACCCGCCATGAAAATATACATCGGGAAGAGAAGCCATTTCAATGTTATGTTTGCCAGAAACAGTTCAATCGTGCTGATCATGTGAAGAAGCATTTCCTCCGGATGCATCGTGACTATCCATATGATCTTAATCGCATACGAAGGCAACCGCCAAAGAACGCTAGTGGCATGTCGTACTaccacaagtacaacaacaataataataataataatcaacctcCTCCCCCTCCACCTTCTATACCTAACGGCGTTCGTCCAGATGTTCAGAACAGTCACCATCAGCCCTTACACCAACCCATTGTGACACCGCCAATGCATCAGATCCACAATCCTCACAGTCTTAATATCCCAGGAGGATTTTCTTCCATGGCCTTCCGCTCAGGTCTTAGTCAGAATGGTGGAGGAAGTGTTTCTGGAAAACCAAAATCTCCGTATAGTCTGAATGGTTGTAATGCTAAATCGCATGGTGGTAAAACAAAGAAGAAAGGAGAGAAACGCTACTCGTGTTGCTACTGTTCATGGTCGGGTGTTGACAACTGGTGTCTCAAGCGACACCTCAACACACATCTCAAGCCGTTCGTGTGTGTGCTATGTGACTACAAGGCAGCACGTTCGGAACGCCTGGCCACGCACGTTCTCAAGGTACACAACAAGAGGGCGTGCGGGCGCTGCTCCTTCCTGGCCGATGATCAGGCTCAGCTGAGTGCACATCTACAAGAGCACCA TCCATTGGAACATAGAAACAATCGCTCTTCAAACAACGTCTTAAGAAATGTTGACTTTACTAGCCATCCTGCATCAATGCCAACCTCATTTGG GCATCAAGGTATCAGCAGCACCACCAGCAGCAGCGGCAGTAGCAACTTcggctacaacaacaacaacaccgtgGTGAAACGGGACCACTACGAATCGGCACCTGCTCAGTATCCTACCAAGCCCAGACAACACTATGGTGCAGCCCGTCTCTTTCATTACATGGAAGCCTCGGACACATCAGAGCCCGAGGAGAGCGGAGGAGAATCGCCTTCTCGTgtggacgaggaggaggaggatccGCCGCCATTCATGTGTCGAGACTGTGGCTGTGAGTTTGTGGATGACAGCTCGCTGGAGACCCACAACCTTGCCTACCACCAGCAGGAGCGTGTTGTGCCAGTCAGCCAGACTACAGAAGCATTTGAAAAGACCCTGCCTTATAGATGCAGTGTGTGTGGTTGTGGTCTTAGCTCACAGGTCGCTATGATGGAACATATGCGCTCTCATACTGGCCTACTGAGTCACTGTCGAGTAGAAGACTGCAACTACACTACATCTCTGGGTGCCGAAGTTCTCAGGGAACACATAAATACGGCACACGGAGATGACCTGAGCTGTATTGTCAGGTGTCCGCACTGTGGTCTGGCTGCTGGCACTGGAGATGCTTTGAGACGTCATCAGGGTCAGCACCACTCGCCAGATTCAAATTGCAGCCTGTGCGATCGGATATTCCGGAAGCATTTGCCCATGAGTAAGGATTCCTACACTAACAACCTGTGTAATAATAAGCTCTGTAATGGTGGTGGTATAATGGACTCAAACATGAACCATTCTTCCTCCTCTGATATGTTGCTGCAGAGGACAGACGAGGGTAACAGCCGTGATAGTGGACCCAAACGATCCCGCAAACAGAGTCAACCGAGGAGGGTGATTCCAGAAGTGCCAGATGTGTCGGAGATTCAAGTGTTGCGTCATCCAGGGTACATCAGGAAGCCGAGGCCCCTGAGGCGGAGACGACGGACCAGCAGCGCAGCTTTGTCTCGCCTCAGGGACAAGCACACAGGTCTTCTGTTGACACGCAAAAGATCACACTGTAACTGGTGTCGTCAGCACAACTACACATTTCCATATCATACTCCTGCTAGCCTAGCATTACACGGTTTGTGGCGACATTCCAAACCAAAATTTCAATGTGAACACTGCGAGGAAGGCTTTCGGCATCGGTATCAAGTGGTGCTGCATGCTAGCCGAAAGCACATAACTATTAATAGGATTAACGAATGTCCGGACCAAACACCAAGTTCATTGCAACTTTCTGAACCAATAATAACAGTGCCTGAACCTATGAAGGAACCAGTACTTTTAAGCACACCTGTACCTGCTCCATCAGCTCCTTCATTTTCAAACATACAAGTACCTGATACATTACACATTAATAAATCTGTATATAAAGATTCCCCAGTAGTCGAATCTCCTGTATTAAACATCCCCCAACCCGCACCACTTCCACCCATGGCGACttcctcttcttcgtcttcttcattGTGA